The DNA region ACGCGCTGGCGATGGCGCTGATCGCCTGCCCGCGGTCGTTGGCGGCGGCGTCGGCCGCATCGTTGGCGGCGGCGGAGCGGCGGGCCAGCGTCGCCGCGGCGGCGGCCGTGCCGATGGCGGGACGGGCATTGCCCAGGATCACCCGCGGCAGTTCCACCGTGAAGACCGAGCCCCTGCCCTCCCACGACCGCACCGTCACCGGATGGCCGAGCAGCCGCGACAGCCGCTTGACGATGGCCAGCCCCAGCCCCAGGCCGCGCTCGCTGCGCTCGCCGAGCTGGGTGAACTCCTCGAAGATGTCCTCCAGCCGCTCGGCGGGGATGCCGGCGCCGGTGTCCCAGACCTCCACCCGCATGCCCGACGGCGTGCGGCGGCAGCCCAGCAGCACCTTGCCGCTGGCGGTGTAGCGCAGGGCGTTCTCCACCAGATTGCGCAGGATGCGCTCCAGATGGGCCGGGTCGGTGCGCACCCAGGCGCGGGTCGGCACGGCGCGCAGTTCCAGCCCCTTCTGGGCGGCGCGCGGGCCGTATTCGGCGACCAGCCGGCCGAGCATCTGGTTCAGCCGCACCTCGACCGGGGTGGCGACGATCTTGCCGGATTCCAGACGAGACATGTCGAGCAGGCCGTCCAGCAGGGTCTTCAGCGTGTCCAATCCCTGGCGGATGTTGTCCAGGATCGGCAGGGCCGGGTGCCCCTGCAGCCGGTCGCTCAGCGCCGCGGTGAAGAGGTAGAGCGACTGGACCGGCTGGCGCAGGTCGTGGCTGGCGGCGGCCAGGAACTTCGACTTGCCTTCGTTGGCAAGGTCGGCCTCCTCCCGCGCCCGCTGCAGTTCGGCCTCGGCCTTCTTGCGGTCGGTGACCTCGACGGCGGCGCAGGTGACGCCTTCCACCCGGCCGGAGGGATCGCGCAGCGGATCGACGGTCAGGTCGAAGAATCGCTCCTCGCCCTTCAAGCGGATGCGGACCTCCTCCCGCGCGCCGACGCCGCTCTCCATCACGCGGCGCTTCAGCGCCATCAGGTTGTCGACCTCCTCGCCGGGGTCGAACAGGTCGGCATCGGTGCGGCCGTTGAGCGTCTCCGGCGTGAAGCCCAGCAATTCGGAATGGGACCAGGTGTAGCGCAGGTCGCGGTCCTGGTTGAACACCGCCACGCCCGAATTGCGCAACCCGGTGCGCACGCGCTCCTCGGCGACGCGCAGGGCCTCCTCGGTGCGCTTGCGCTCGGTGATGTCGATGCCCGACGCGATCAGGTGGGTGACATGGCCATCGGCATCGACCATCGGCGTCAGGTTGACGTCGACGGTCACCTCGCGCCCATCGCCCATCCGCAGCCCGGAGTCGAAGCGGGAGGAGCGGCCGTGCGCGCCCAGCGCCAGCGCCTGGCGCAGCCGTTCACGCCCGGACTCGTCGAAGGACAGCCAACAGATCTCGTCGAAGGAGCGGCCGACGATGCGGGCGGGCGGCAGCCCGGCGGCATCGGCGGCGGCACGGTTGACCTGGGCCACCGCGCCGTCCGGCGTCAGCACGCCGACATAGGCCGGCAGCGCGTCCAGAACCGCGCGGATGTGGCTTTCCGACTGGCGCAGCGCCGCCTCGCGCGCTTCCAGCCGGTCGGCCATCATGTCGAAGGCATGGCCGAGCTGACCGATCTCCGACGAGCGGTCGGACAGCTTCACGCGGGTGGCGGTCTTGCCCTCGCTCCAGTCGCGGGCGGCACGGACCAGCGCGTCGACCGGGCGGCGGATGAACAGGGTGCCGCCGATCCAGGCCGCGGCGGCGGCGACCAGGAAGCCCGACAGGGTCATCAGCAGCCCGTCGCGGGTGGCGCGGTCCACCGCCCCCATCGCGGCGCCGCGGTCGACGCCGACGCTGATGAACAGGTCGCGGATTCCGGCGGTGGGCGGCGAGAAGGCCAGGATGCGGGAGACGCCGTCGGTTCCCGACAGCATCGTCACACCCGAATCAGTCTCCGACAGCAGCGGCAGGTAGTTGTCCGGCAGCCGCTCGCCCACGCGGCCCTGGGTGTCCGACAGCTTTACCAGGACGGTGCCGGACCGGTCGGCGACGGTCAGGGCGGTGTTCTCCGGCATCGGGCGGGTGGCGAAGATGGCGGTCAGCTGCGGCAGGTCGAGCGACAGGGCAATCACCCCGGCCCGCTTGCCCTCGGCGTCGGTGTAGGGGACCGCGACCGGAAGCTCGCCGTCGGCGGCGCCGGAATGGGTGATCGTCCATTCGCCGACGACGAAACGGCCCTGGGCCATAGCCCGGCGGAAATGCGGCTGGGAGGCCAGGGAGGAGCCGATGCGCGACGGGTCGGCGCTGCACGTGATGCGTCCGCCGGCATCGGTGACCGACAGGGTGCGGTAGTCGGCGGAACGGGCGGACAGCCGCTCCAGATATGATTGGCAGCCGGCGACCTCGCCCCCGCGCAGGAAGGGGGCCTCCGTCACCGCCGTGACCATCAGCCGGGCGCTTTCCAGGATGCGGGCATTTTCGCTCTCCACCTGGGTCAGCAGCCGTTCGGCCTGGAGGGTGACCTCCGCCTCGCGCTCCGCCCGCTGGTCGAGCACGCTGTAGATCTGGATTCCGATCGCCGGCAGGACCGCGAGCAGGACCAGGATGAAGAGGCGTGCCAGAAGGGTCATGGCGTAGACGAGGCTCCCACCGCGAATCCGACCGGATGGCGCATCGCGCGCGCCGCCGTGCCGCTTGCCTATCGCTAACGCACTTATGGTTAAGCGGTCGTTAATTTAGACAAAAATTGGATAGAATGGGTCAAATGTTCTGAGACAATCGAAAGAATCATCTCAAAGAATGCCGGTTGGTTAGCCGCATTTGCATAAAAATCCAGAGCTTACCCCCAACGAGTGATTACGGCCAAAAGAGGTATGCCGTTTCTACGACCTGAAACCCCCATTCAAGGGTGGATCTGGATTTCCGACATGCGGGAACAGCAAGGGGAATCGGGTGTTGATGGCTTGCAATGACCCATCCCTTCTTCCTCCCCCCGCATCGCAACACCCCCCAGGGCACACCGCGCCGCGTCGGGGTGGAACTTGAATTCGCCGACCTGGACGCGCCGTCGGCCGCGTCCTGCGTGCGCGAGTTGTTCGGAGGGACGGTCACCGTCGAGGACCCGCACAGATGTCTGGTGAGCGGCACCAGCCTGGGCGACTTCACGGTGGAACTGGACATGCGCTCCGCCCATCCCGGCAAGGGAGGGTCCAAGGTGCTGGACCCCTTGCGTCCGATCTGGGGCAACATCGGCAGTCTGGTGATGCCGTTCGAAATCGCCGCCCCGCCGGTGACGGTGGAGCAGATGCCGGACCTGGAAAGACTGGTCGCCTGCCTGCGCGACCGCGGCGCCGCCGGGACGGAGGCCAGCCCGCTGTTCGCCTTCGGCCTGCATTTCAATCCGGAGGTGGCGCGGACGGACGGCGACTATGTGCTGGACCACCTGAAGGCCTTCCTGATCCTGGCGCCCTGGCTGCGGCGGGAGATCCGCGTCGATCCGACCCGCCGCCTGTCCGGCTTCATCGCCGCCTTCCCCGTTCCTTATGCCGCCAAGCTCGCCGATCCGGCCTATCGCCCCGATCTGGGCGGGTTGATCGACGATTATCTGGCCGACAACCCCAGCCGCAACCGCGAGTTGGACCTGTTTCCGCTCTTCGCCCATCTCGCCCCCGATCGCCTGGCGAAGGCGATGGAGGATCCGCATGTCCGCCCGCGTCCGACCTTCCACTATCGGCTGCCCAACGCGCGGCTGAGCGATCCGGACTGGTCGCTCGCCGCCGACTGGAACCGCTGGGTGGCGGTGGAGCGGCTGGCGTCGGACCGCGCCTTGCTGGACGGGCTGGGCGCCGAGTTCATGCAGATGGCCGCCACCCAGGCGCCCGATCGCTGGGCCGAGCGGATCGACGGCTTCCTGGCCGCGAACCCCACGATCCATGGCCTTTCCGGTGAGGAGAACGGCGCCGCGGACGGCACCCTGCGGCAGGCCGGCTGAAAAGGGAGCGTGCCATGGCAGCCGTCATCGGAAGATCCCGGCCGCTGGTCGGCATCACCGCCTCCGTCCATGGCAGCCGCATCGCCGCCATGGCCAACCGCCTTGCCCTGTGGCGGGCCGGCGCCACGTCGGTCCGCATCACGGCCGAGGCGCCCTTCCCCATCGACCGGCTGGACGCGCTGGTGGTCGGCGGCGGCGACGACATCGACGCGTCGCTCTACGGCGAATCCGCCCGGCCGCAAATCCGCATTGATCCCGACCGCGACCGGCTGGAGATGCGTGCGCTGGACTGCGCAGCGAAGCTCGGCCTGCCGGTGCTGGGCATCTGCCGCGGCTCGCAGATGATCAACGTCCACCGCGGCGGCTCGCTGCACGTCGACATCCACGAGGTGTACGAGGAAGCGCCGCACATGCGCACCGTTCTGCCGCGCAAGCGCATCCGCATCGAGCCCGACAGCCGGCTCTATTGCATCCTCGGCATCGCCGAATGCCGGGTGAACGCCCTGCACCACCAGTCGGTGGACCGCGTCGGCGACGGTCTGCGCGTCGTCGCCCGCGAGCGCGCCGGCATCGTCCAGGGCATCGAGGCGCCGGACGAACCCTTCATGATCGGCGTGCAGTGGCACCCGGAATATCTGGTGACGGACAGCCGCCAGCAGGGCCTGTTCCGCCGTCTGGTCGCCACCGCCATGGGCGTCGCCCCGCTGGACGACATCGCCGGAACCTGCCAGACCGACGCCGATCCTGCCGAAGCCCCAACCATGCAGCGGCCCGCGCGGGCGCGGGGGTAAACGGGGAGCGGTAGGTTTCCAGCCGCTTCCGCGCCATCCCCTTTCAAGATGCTCCGGCCCAAAACGGACACGGGCGCCGCCGGAGGGTAAGCTCCGGGGCGCCCGCGCCGTGTTGGCCGCTAAGCGGAGGTTACTGGCTGCCGCCGCCCTGGTCCGGGCCGCAGTTCGGGGTGCCCGGCGGGCAGTGGGTGCCCGTGGCGGTCTGGTTGTCGCGCGGGATGTTGCTGCCGGTGTTGTTGCCCATGCCCGACGGCGCGGTGGTCACGCCCGGCGTGGACGAGCCGGACATGCTGCCGCTGGAGGTGCCGGTCGAACCCGAGGTGCCCGGAGCGTTCATCGGGCCGTTGGTGGCCGAGCCGGCCGACGGCGAGGTGGTGGCGCCCGGCGTGGTGCGGACGACGCCGTCCGAACCGGTGTAGCTGGAGGTGCCGCTGGTCGAACCCTGCGGAACTTGCGTGCCCGTCTGGGCAAGCGCCGGAGTGGCCATCAGGAGAACCGCCGAAACGGCGCCGATCATCAGGTTACGCATCCTCGAACTCCTTGCATGGTGGCAACGCCTCGCAGTTGGGCGTCTTTCGGATCGGGGCGAATGGCGAACCCTGCATCGCGTGCCGCGTCGGCGTCGCGCTTGCCGGCCGGGCCATCGCCTCCTTCACCGGGTTCAACAGAGCAATCCGGCCATGGTTTCGGTGGTCGAATGCGCTTTTTTCAAAAATCAGCGGCAAAAGCGTTCCCGCGGAACCTCATTCGGCAAGATCCCGACGCACCGGACCGGCGGCGGGAACAACCGGCCCGCGCCGGGGTTCAAGCCGCGAGGCGGACAGTGTGCCGGGCAGCCAGCCGGACGATTTCCATGCGTATCCGCCTTTGATGCGTTTCCGCCTGCCATGCGTTTCCGCTGCGCCCGGAGTCGATTTTCCCCGATGAAGCTCAATCCTTCCGCCACGCCGGTCCTTGTCCCTCATCCCGCAGCCGGCCCGGTGCTGCGGTCCGGCGTCACCTGCTGGCGGACGGAGCGGGCCGGGCGAGTGGCGGTTCTGGTCGACGGCGCCGATTATTTCGTCGCCGCCCGCGCCGCGATGGAAAAGGCACAGCATTCGATCCTGCTGATCGGCTGGGACGTCGATCCGCGCATGCGGCTCGATCCCCACAGCCCGGAAACGCTCGGCCGCTTCCTGGCCCGGCTGGTGCGGTCGCGCCCCGGCCTGCATGTGCGGGCGCTGAAATGGGACATGCCCTTCCCCATCGCGCTCGATCACCCGCATGAGCCGCTGGAGCGCTTGGACCGCAACACCGGCCGCCGGCTGAACGCCCGGCTGGACGGGGAACTGCCGGTCGGCGCCGCCCAGCACCAGAAGATCCTGGTGATCGACGACGCGCTCGCCTTCTGCGGCGGCATCGACTTCTCCTTCGACCGCTGGGACACGTCGGAGCATCGCGACGACGACCCGCGCCGCCTCGGCCCGGATGGCGAGCCCTACAGCCCCCGCCACGACGTGATGATGATGGTCGACGGCGACGCCGCCCGCGCGCTGGCGGATCTGGCGCGGGAGCGTTGGCGCTGCGCCACCGGCGAGGCGCTGGAACCCTGCCCGCCGCCAAGCCGGGCTCCCTCGGCCCATGATCCCTCGGCCCATGATCCCTCGGGCCACGACCCCTGGCCCGACTGCCCGCTGCGCGACTGCTCCCACCCGGTGCTGACCGATGCCGTGATCGGCGTGTCACGCACCGTGCCGGCGACCGAGGACAAACCGGCGATCCGCGAGAGCGAGGCGCTGACCTTCGCCGCCATCGCCGCGGCGGAGCGGACCATCTATCTGGAAAGCCAGTATTTCGCCTCCGCCCGCATCGCCAGCGCGCTGGCCCGCCGGCTGGCCGAGCCCGATGGGCCGGAGGTGGTGGTGGTGGTGTCGATGGAAAGCCCGAGCTGGTTCGACCGGATGGCGATGGACACCTCGCGGGCGGTCGCCCTGCGCTGCCTGCGCGAGGCCGACCGCTTCGGCCGCCTGCGCGCCATGACCCCGGTGACGGCACAGGGGGCGCCGGTGATCGTCCATTCCAAGGTGGTGGCGGTGGACGGCCGGCTGCTGCGCATCGGCTCATCCAACCTGAACAACCGCTCGATGGGCTACGATTCCGAATGCGACCTGACCATCGAGGCGCCGGAGGACGGTCCCGAGCGCGACCGGGCGGCCGACGCCATCACCGGCGTGCGCAACCGTCTGTTGGCCGAGCATATGGGCATCGACCAGGAGCGGTTGGAGGCCGAATTGCGGGAGACGGGAAGCCTGGTCGCCGCCATCGACCGCCTGTGCCGGCACTCCGGCCGCCGTCTGGTGGACCTTCCCGCCACCGATCCCAGCCTGACCGATCAGGCCTTCGCCGCCCTGCGCATCGCCGATCCCGACGACCCGGACGAGGCCTGGGCCCCTTGGAAGCGCCTGCCCGCCCCGCCGCGCTCCGCCTTGCGCGTGGCCGCCGCGGCGCTGCTGACCGTGGGTCTGGCCGCCGGCGCCTGGGGGGTGGTGCGGGCGGCGCGGAAGGAGGAGCGCAGCCGGCAGGGATAGCTGTCGGCAGGGCAACTTTCGTCGCCACGGTCGAAATCCCCCGTCCCGCTCGCGTGGGAAAGGGGATTTCTTATGCGAGGTTGTGGAGAGGGGGTCCGAGGCCCCCTTCAGCGTACCTGCGCCACCGTGCCGTCGTCGGAGATGATGATCTCGACGCGGCGGTTCTGCTGGCGGCCGGCATCGTTGCTGTTGGAGGCGACGGGCTGCGCCTCGCCCATGCCCTGGGTGACGATGCGCGACGGCGAGACGCCGCGCGCCGACAGCGCGTCGCGGACGGCCTGGGCGCGGGCTTCCGACAGGCGCAGGTTGGTGGCGTCGCTGCCGGTGTTGTCGGTGTGGCCCTCGATCCGCACGGTGCGGGCCGGATGCGCCTGCAGGAACTGGGCGAGCCGGTCCATGCGCTCATAGGCGCCGGGGGTCAGGTCGGCCCGGCCGGTGGAGAAGAGGATGTCGCCCAGGGTCATCACGAGGCCGCGCTCGGTGCGCTGGGCCTGGAGGTCGCGCAGCTGCTGCTCCAGCTCGGTGTTGCGGGCCTGGAGGCGGTAGGTGTCGGCGTTGGCGACCACGGTCTGCGCGCCCTTCACCCCGGCGGTTTCCTGTGCGATCTGCACGCGGCGGCTGGCGATGTAGGCCTGGTGATCGACCTCGGAGGCGTCGGCGCCCCGGTCTCGCAGCGCTTCGGCCTGGCGCAGGGCCTGCTCGGCGTCGCGCAGCTGCAGCGGGGCATTGCCGGCGATCTGCGGGTTGGCGGCGGCGAGGCTGTAGTCCTGG from Azospirillum ramasamyi includes:
- a CDS encoding PAS domain-containing protein, which codes for MTLLARLFILVLLAVLPAIGIQIYSVLDQRAEREAEVTLQAERLLTQVESENARILESARLMVTAVTEAPFLRGGEVAGCQSYLERLSARSADYRTLSVTDAGGRITCSADPSRIGSSLASQPHFRRAMAQGRFVVGEWTITHSGAADGELPVAVPYTDAEGKRAGVIALSLDLPQLTAIFATRPMPENTALTVADRSGTVLVKLSDTQGRVGERLPDNYLPLLSETDSGVTMLSGTDGVSRILAFSPPTAGIRDLFISVGVDRGAAMGAVDRATRDGLLMTLSGFLVAAAAAWIGGTLFIRRPVDALVRAARDWSEGKTATRVKLSDRSSEIGQLGHAFDMMADRLEAREAALRQSESHIRAVLDALPAYVGVLTPDGAVAQVNRAAADAAGLPPARIVGRSFDEICWLSFDESGRERLRQALALGAHGRSSRFDSGLRMGDGREVTVDVNLTPMVDADGHVTHLIASGIDITERKRTEEALRVAEERVRTGLRNSGVAVFNQDRDLRYTWSHSELLGFTPETLNGRTDADLFDPGEEVDNLMALKRRVMESGVGAREEVRIRLKGEERFFDLTVDPLRDPSGRVEGVTCAAVEVTDRKKAEAELQRAREEADLANEGKSKFLAAASHDLRQPVQSLYLFTAALSDRLQGHPALPILDNIRQGLDTLKTLLDGLLDMSRLESGKIVATPVEVRLNQMLGRLVAEYGPRAAQKGLELRAVPTRAWVRTDPAHLERILRNLVENALRYTASGKVLLGCRRTPSGMRVEVWDTGAGIPAERLEDIFEEFTQLGERSERGLGLGLAIVKRLSRLLGHPVTVRSWEGRGSVFTVELPRVILGNARPAIGTAAAAATLARRSAAANDAADAAANDRGQAISAIASAFGGGKGRVATGGRGGDIAVKTAVTPGPGTDAKGMVLVIDDEAIILLGLKAILEGWGYDVLTAKSGDQALERLRADGRCPQIVLADYQLQQGRTGPEAVVAVQAMMGRTVPGIILTGDTSSERQEEAERRGFRLLHKPVFPNDLRRMMASAGAA
- a CDS encoding amidoligase family protein — translated: MTHPFFLPPHRNTPQGTPRRVGVELEFADLDAPSAASCVRELFGGTVTVEDPHRCLVSGTSLGDFTVELDMRSAHPGKGGSKVLDPLRPIWGNIGSLVMPFEIAAPPVTVEQMPDLERLVACLRDRGAAGTEASPLFAFGLHFNPEVARTDGDYVLDHLKAFLILAPWLRREIRVDPTRRLSGFIAAFPVPYAAKLADPAYRPDLGGLIDDYLADNPSRNRELDLFPLFAHLAPDRLAKAMEDPHVRPRPTFHYRLPNARLSDPDWSLAADWNRWVAVERLASDRALLDGLGAEFMQMAATQAPDRWAERIDGFLAANPTIHGLSGEENGAADGTLRQAG
- a CDS encoding gamma-glutamyl-gamma-aminobutyrate hydrolase family protein, with amino-acid sequence MAAVIGRSRPLVGITASVHGSRIAAMANRLALWRAGATSVRITAEAPFPIDRLDALVVGGGDDIDASLYGESARPQIRIDPDRDRLEMRALDCAAKLGLPVLGICRGSQMINVHRGGSLHVDIHEVYEEAPHMRTVLPRKRIRIEPDSRLYCILGIAECRVNALHHQSVDRVGDGLRVVARERAGIVQGIEAPDEPFMIGVQWHPEYLVTDSRQQGLFRRLVATAMGVAPLDDIAGTCQTDADPAEAPTMQRPARARG
- a CDS encoding phospholipase D-like domain-containing protein, with the translated sequence MKLNPSATPVLVPHPAAGPVLRSGVTCWRTERAGRVAVLVDGADYFVAARAAMEKAQHSILLIGWDVDPRMRLDPHSPETLGRFLARLVRSRPGLHVRALKWDMPFPIALDHPHEPLERLDRNTGRRLNARLDGELPVGAAQHQKILVIDDALAFCGGIDFSFDRWDTSEHRDDDPRRLGPDGEPYSPRHDVMMMVDGDAARALADLARERWRCATGEALEPCPPPSRAPSAHDPSAHDPSGHDPWPDCPLRDCSHPVLTDAVIGVSRTVPATEDKPAIRESEALTFAAIAAAERTIYLESQYFASARIASALARRLAEPDGPEVVVVVSMESPSWFDRMAMDTSRAVALRCLREADRFGRLRAMTPVTAQGAPVIVHSKVVAVDGRLLRIGSSNLNNRSMGYDSECDLTIEAPEDGPERDRAADAITGVRNRLLAEHMGIDQERLEAELRETGSLVAAIDRLCRHSGRRLVDLPATDPSLTDQAFAALRIADPDDPDEAWAPWKRLPAPPRSALRVAAAALLTVGLAAGAWGVVRAARKEERSRQG
- a CDS encoding OmpA family protein → MSAPVPRSMAPRTLLVLAGLGLGLAGCATQPTDSAALIQARQDYSLAAANPQIAGNAPLQLRDAEQALRQAEALRDRGADASEVDHQAYIASRRVQIAQETAGVKGAQTVVANADTYRLQARNTELEQQLRDLQAQRTERGLVMTLGDILFSTGRADLTPGAYERMDRLAQFLQAHPARTVRIEGHTDNTGSDATNLRLSEARAQAVRDALSARGVSPSRIVTQGMGEAQPVASNSNDAGRQQNRRVEIIISDDGTVAQVR